In a single window of the Terriglobus roseus genome:
- the hydA gene encoding dihydropyrimidinase, producing MGILIQNGTVVTAEGSRRSDVLIEGERIAKVAPRIDGSEHRIVDAEGLLVMPGGIDVHTHLDMPFGGTVSADDYRTGTIAAAVGGTTSVIDFALQSRGHTLGEALETWLAKSRDKACIDYSLHMAITDLGPNGESLDEMEAMVAAGVTSFKLFMAYPNVLMIDDGLMFRVMQKAAAIDALCCIHAENGAAIDVVVAQMLAEGKTAPHFHAHSRSAKAEAEATHRAIALAEMTGCAVYIVHLSNEEALRELKHAQRHYHRALAETCTQYLVLSIEDQMPGESWNESKFVFTPPLRKKKNQEPLWRALDDGTLSVVSTDHCPFTTEQKALGRDDFSKIPNGGPGIENRLQILWHFGVNSGRISPERFVELTSTAPAHIFGMTQKGELKPGKDADILLWDPKQRYTIQAATQCMATDYNMFEGWTVQGNARHVFSRGELVVEDGEWIGETGRGRFIARSANAGGFA from the coding sequence ATGGGCATCCTGATACAGAACGGGACAGTGGTTACTGCGGAAGGTTCGCGCCGCTCCGATGTGCTGATTGAAGGCGAACGCATTGCAAAGGTAGCGCCGCGTATCGATGGCAGCGAGCATCGCATCGTCGATGCGGAGGGGCTGCTGGTGATGCCAGGTGGCATCGATGTGCATACGCATCTCGACATGCCGTTTGGTGGTACGGTCTCAGCGGATGACTACCGCACGGGAACCATCGCGGCCGCTGTCGGTGGAACGACCAGTGTCATCGATTTTGCTCTGCAGTCACGCGGCCACACGCTCGGTGAAGCGCTGGAAACATGGCTCGCCAAGTCGCGCGACAAAGCCTGTATCGACTATTCGCTTCATATGGCGATCACAGATCTTGGTCCGAATGGCGAGTCGCTCGACGAGATGGAAGCTATGGTTGCTGCCGGCGTTACAAGCTTCAAGCTCTTCATGGCCTACCCGAATGTCCTGATGATCGATGATGGTCTGATGTTTCGGGTGATGCAGAAGGCCGCGGCGATCGATGCTCTGTGCTGTATTCACGCGGAGAATGGAGCAGCTATCGATGTTGTGGTCGCGCAGATGCTTGCGGAGGGTAAGACGGCGCCCCACTTTCACGCGCACTCGCGTTCTGCAAAGGCTGAAGCGGAAGCAACACATCGCGCCATCGCGTTGGCTGAGATGACAGGCTGTGCGGTCTACATCGTCCATCTGTCCAACGAGGAAGCACTGCGCGAGTTGAAGCATGCGCAGCGTCACTATCACCGCGCGCTGGCTGAGACGTGTACGCAGTATCTTGTGCTCTCCATCGAAGACCAGATGCCTGGTGAAAGCTGGAACGAATCAAAGTTTGTCTTCACGCCGCCGCTGCGTAAGAAGAAGAATCAGGAGCCACTGTGGCGCGCACTTGATGACGGCACGCTCTCGGTTGTGAGCACCGATCATTGCCCATTCACGACGGAGCAAAAGGCACTCGGACGCGATGACTTCAGCAAGATTCCGAACGGCGGGCCGGGCATAGAAAACCGTCTGCAAATTCTTTGGCACTTCGGCGTGAACAGTGGCCGCATCTCGCCAGAGCGTTTTGTGGAGTTGACGTCGACGGCGCCGGCACACATCTTCGGTATGACACAGAAGGGCGAACTCAAGCCCGGCAAAGACGCGGACATCCTCTTATGGGACCCGAAGCAGCGCTATACCATCCAGGCGGCCACGCAGTGCATGGCGACGGACTACAACATGTTCGAAGGCTGGACGGTGCAGGGAAATGCAAGGCACGTCTTCAGCCGCGGTGAACTTGTAGTTGAAGACGGGGAGTGGATCGGCGAGACGGGACGCGGCAGGTTCATCGCGCGTTCGGCTAACGCGGGCGGTTTCGCCTGA
- the preA gene encoding NAD-dependent dihydropyrimidine dehydrogenase subunit PreA, protein MPTLENTFCGIPCLNPFWLASAPPTNCGEQVMRAFDAGWGGAVWKTIGEPVTNVSSRYSSIDWEGRRMMGLNNIELISDRPTITNLREIAEVKRRYPKHVVIASLMVESKRERWHDIVAKVEDAGADGLELNFGCPHGMSERGMGSAVGQVPEYAERITSWVKEKARTPVIVKLTPNINDIRMPARAARRGGADALSAINTINSITGIDLDTLEPRPMVDGNSTHGGYCGPAVKPIALSMVQQIMSDADAALPLSGIGGVATWRDAVEFLLLGASNVQVCTAVMHYGYRLVEDMADGMLQWMSEKGYETIDDFRGLSLPKMREWKQLNMNYKVVAHIDESKCIGCQLCYTACWDGAHQCIHNDRVRQNRLTPAQTLSEGAGRVSMTPIPKLDSNGPGLLHGVTPLERIPRVDEHHCVGCNLCSLVCPVDECITMVPIDSGLPTYTWEQRVADGTTPASAADCAIPTEV, encoded by the coding sequence ATGCCAACGCTTGAAAACACCTTCTGCGGCATCCCCTGCCTGAACCCGTTCTGGCTGGCATCGGCACCACCTACCAATTGCGGCGAACAGGTTATGCGCGCCTTCGATGCTGGCTGGGGCGGCGCGGTGTGGAAGACCATCGGCGAGCCTGTCACAAACGTTTCGTCCCGGTACAGCTCCATCGACTGGGAGGGCCGCAGAATGATGGGTCTGAACAATATCGAACTCATCAGCGATCGGCCCACCATCACGAACCTGCGCGAGATCGCCGAAGTCAAACGTCGATATCCCAAGCACGTTGTTATCGCATCGCTAATGGTTGAGAGCAAGCGCGAGCGCTGGCACGACATCGTGGCGAAGGTCGAAGACGCCGGTGCGGACGGTCTGGAACTGAACTTCGGATGCCCACACGGCATGAGTGAACGCGGTATGGGATCGGCAGTAGGGCAGGTTCCGGAATACGCGGAACGTATCACCTCCTGGGTCAAAGAAAAAGCGCGCACGCCGGTCATCGTGAAGCTGACTCCGAACATCAATGACATCCGCATGCCAGCGCGTGCAGCGAGGCGCGGTGGTGCAGACGCACTCAGCGCGATCAACACCATTAACAGCATTACGGGCATCGATCTCGATACGCTGGAGCCGCGGCCAATGGTTGACGGTAACAGCACGCATGGCGGCTACTGCGGGCCAGCGGTAAAGCCGATCGCGTTGAGTATGGTGCAGCAGATCATGAGTGACGCCGACGCTGCGCTCCCTCTAAGCGGCATCGGCGGCGTGGCAACGTGGCGGGACGCTGTGGAGTTTCTCCTGCTCGGCGCGAGCAATGTGCAGGTCTGCACGGCAGTCATGCATTACGGCTACCGTCTCGTGGAGGACATGGCCGACGGCATGCTGCAGTGGATGAGCGAGAAAGGCTACGAAACCATCGATGACTTCCGAGGTCTGTCATTACCGAAGATGCGTGAGTGGAAACAGCTCAACATGAACTACAAGGTAGTTGCGCACATCGACGAATCGAAGTGCATCGGCTGCCAGCTTTGCTACACCGCCTGCTGGGACGGCGCGCACCAGTGTATTCATAATGATCGCGTGCGCCAGAATCGTCTGACACCCGCCCAGACGCTGAGCGAAGGTGCTGGTCGCGTCAGCATGACACCAATCCCGAAGCTCGATAGCAACGGCCCAGGACTTCTGCATGGTGTCACACCACTGGAACGAATTCCACGTGTTGACGAGCATCACTGTGTCGGCTGCAATCTCTGCTCGCTTGTGTGTCCTGTGGACGAGTGCATCACCATGGTGCCGATTGACAGCGGGCTGCCGACTTACACGTGGGAGCAGCGAGTGGCAGACGGCACTACACCGGCGAGCGCTGCCGACTGCGCGATCCCGACGGAGGTATAG
- a CDS encoding NAD(P)-dependent oxidoreductase yields the protein MSDDAAQTYSRDPRFGDLKSSLTKGAAMAEAHRCLYCFDAPCMNACPTHIDVPTFLKKIASDNRIGSARTILDANILGASCARACPVEVLCEGACVMHHHGRQPIQIGLLQRYAMEGLHYAKLPLPFPPAADTGKRVALIGAGPASLACAAELRRHGIAATIFDARPLPGGLNTYGIAEYKLPFGVALHEVELIRALGVDFVADTRVDAAKLAELERNFDAVFLGMGLGEIHRLGIPGEDLPGVMDALDLIAGYKGGMIATSPMRVAVVGAGNTAIDAAIAAKRLGAAEVTILYRRGADQMSAFASEYEHALKEGIGFAWYVQPVAISGSIGVEGVTLARMEASGDGSLVSIAGSEFTLSCDSVVLAIGQATHTHFLTEVVAMQRGRVVIDRVTGQTSHPKFYAGGDCTNGGRQVVDAVADGKRAGVALAAALLATPEDLGGQYANA from the coding sequence ATGAGTGACGACGCAGCGCAGACGTACTCGCGCGATCCGCGCTTCGGCGATCTGAAGTCCTCCCTCACTAAGGGGGCGGCGATGGCCGAGGCACACCGCTGCCTGTACTGCTTTGACGCGCCCTGCATGAATGCGTGCCCCACGCACATCGATGTCCCTACGTTCCTCAAGAAGATCGCCAGCGACAATCGCATCGGCTCTGCACGCACGATCCTCGACGCCAATATTCTCGGCGCCAGTTGCGCGCGTGCCTGTCCGGTCGAAGTATTGTGCGAGGGAGCATGCGTCATGCATCATCACGGCCGACAGCCGATCCAGATCGGTCTGCTGCAGCGCTATGCGATGGAAGGCTTGCACTATGCGAAGTTGCCGCTGCCCTTTCCGCCGGCAGCTGACACGGGCAAGCGCGTTGCGTTGATCGGTGCCGGCCCCGCTTCGCTGGCCTGTGCCGCAGAACTGCGTCGCCATGGCATCGCTGCAACCATCTTCGACGCGCGTCCGCTGCCCGGCGGGCTGAACACCTACGGCATCGCCGAGTACAAGTTGCCCTTCGGCGTCGCGCTGCATGAGGTCGAACTTATCCGCGCGCTTGGAGTCGATTTTGTCGCAGACACAAGGGTTGACGCGGCGAAGCTCGCCGAGTTGGAACGCAACTTTGATGCGGTCTTTCTTGGCATGGGCCTGGGCGAGATCCATCGTCTTGGCATCCCCGGCGAGGATCTGCCAGGGGTCATGGATGCGCTCGATCTGATCGCCGGCTATAAGGGCGGGATGATCGCCACGTCACCCATGCGCGTGGCGGTTGTGGGCGCAGGCAACACGGCAATCGATGCTGCCATTGCAGCGAAGCGGCTGGGTGCCGCAGAGGTCACGATCCTCTATCGACGCGGAGCCGATCAGATGTCGGCATTCGCGTCAGAGTATGAGCACGCTCTGAAGGAGGGCATCGGCTTCGCCTGGTACGTGCAACCGGTTGCCATCAGCGGCAGCATTGGCGTCGAGGGCGTCACCCTGGCGCGCATGGAGGCGAGCGGCGATGGCTCCCTGGTCTCGATTGCCGGATCGGAGTTCACGCTCTCGTGTGACAGCGTTGTGCTCGCCATCGGCCAGGCGACACACACGCACTTTCTCACGGAGGTTGTTGCGATGCAGCGTGGCCGCGTCGTCATTGACCGTGTGACGGGCCAGACGAGCCATCCAAAGTTCTACGCTGGCGGCGACTGCACCAACGGCGGCCGGCAGGTGGTGGACGCCGTAGCTGATGGCAAGCGCGCGGGCGTTGCGCTTGCTGCTGCACTGCTTGCAACTCCTGAAGACCTAGGAGGTCAGTATGCCAACGCTTGA
- a CDS encoding NCS1 family nucleobase:cation symporter-1 → MITTSVAPDTSLVNDDLAPTQPSQRTWTTYNFIALWFSMSMEVTTYMLASSLIAGGMDWKEAILTILLGNVIVCIPMILNAHAGAKYGIPFPVFVRASFGLRGANLPAMLRAIVACGWFGIQSWIGGQSIHAMLGVLAPALAAQPITLWICFLGFWLLNMIVVWRGVESIRFLQSYSAPFMLVMSLVLLFWMLHKAGGFGPMLAAPSHFTTRKSFLHFFFPSLTAMVGYWATLSLNIPDFTRYSKSQESQIVGQAFGLPVSMVLYSFIGIAVTSASTVIFGTPVWSPIDLLGRFHQPLVAGIALICILIATLNVNIGANVVSPSNDFANLAPRYISFRTGGMITGFLGLAMMPWKLMSSFGNYIFGWLIGYSGLLGPVAGIMVADYFVLRGTKLHTGSLYHRGGPYEYTGGVNIRAIVALVCGVAAALIGLFVPALRFLYDYAWFVGFFLSGTLYVVLMKTATAQSTSNEA, encoded by the coding sequence ATGATCACGACTTCCGTTGCGCCGGATACCTCGCTCGTCAACGATGACCTTGCGCCCACACAGCCATCGCAGCGGACCTGGACGACGTATAACTTCATCGCGCTGTGGTTCAGCATGTCGATGGAGGTCACAACGTACATGCTCGCCTCGTCACTGATTGCGGGAGGCATGGACTGGAAGGAAGCGATCCTGACGATCCTGCTGGGTAACGTGATCGTTTGCATACCCATGATTCTGAATGCGCACGCAGGCGCGAAGTACGGCATTCCGTTCCCCGTCTTCGTGCGCGCCAGCTTTGGCCTGCGAGGCGCAAACCTGCCGGCAATGTTGCGAGCAATCGTTGCGTGTGGATGGTTCGGCATCCAGTCGTGGATCGGCGGCCAGTCCATTCATGCCATGCTTGGCGTCCTTGCACCCGCGCTCGCGGCGCAGCCCATCACGTTGTGGATCTGCTTCCTTGGCTTCTGGTTGTTAAACATGATCGTGGTGTGGCGCGGCGTGGAGAGCATCCGCTTTCTCCAGAGCTACTCCGCCCCGTTCATGCTGGTGATGTCGCTAGTTCTGCTCTTCTGGATGCTGCATAAGGCAGGCGGCTTTGGTCCGATGCTGGCCGCGCCATCGCACTTCACCACTCGGAAGAGCTTCCTGCATTTCTTCTTCCCGTCGCTGACAGCGATGGTGGGTTATTGGGCAACACTGTCACTCAACATCCCAGACTTTACGCGGTACTCCAAATCGCAGGAGTCACAGATCGTCGGACAGGCATTCGGGCTGCCTGTGTCGATGGTGCTCTACAGCTTCATTGGGATCGCGGTGACATCAGCCTCGACTGTCATCTTCGGTACCCCGGTCTGGAGCCCCATCGATCTACTTGGCCGCTTCCATCAACCATTGGTAGCGGGGATCGCCCTCATCTGCATCCTTATCGCGACGTTGAATGTGAACATTGGCGCGAATGTCGTTTCGCCCTCGAATGACTTTGCGAACCTGGCGCCACGCTACATCAGCTTTCGTACAGGCGGCATGATCACCGGCTTTCTCGGACTGGCCATGATGCCCTGGAAACTGATGTCCAGTTTCGGCAATTACATCTTCGGCTGGCTGATCGGCTACAGCGGCCTGCTGGGCCCGGTCGCGGGAATCATGGTCGCCGATTACTTTGTGCTGCGTGGAACAAAACTTCATACAGGTTCGCTTTATCATCGCGGCGGCCCGTACGAGTACACTGGCGGCGTCAACATTCGCGCGATCGTAGCGCTGGTGTGCGGCGTGGCCGCCGCCCTGATCGGTCTATTCGTCCCGGCGCTGCGCTTTCTCTATGACTATGCGTGGTTCGTCGGTTTTTTTCTGAGCGGCACGCTGTATGTGGTCCTCATGAAGACTGCAACGGCACAAAGTACTTCGAATGAAGCGTAG
- a CDS encoding aspartate aminotransferase family protein, which produces MAELTSQEVVDLTRTLNYGTWRFQKGWIPMHIADAEGCEIIDGNGKRYLDFSSQLMCSNLGHKNAAVIAAIAEQAQQLAYAMPGYATTARAELSQLLLEVLPQGLKKFFFTTSGTEANEAAFKIARMYTGKNKIIARYRSYHGSTSGSIAATGDPRRWAMEPAGKSPGVIFAPEAFCYRCPLGHVPSSCGNACANYIEHMIVNESDVAAVIVEPIVGTNGVIVPPADYMPRLREICTKHNVLLIADEVMSGWGRTGKWFAMEHWGVTPDILVTAKGITSAYVPLGLCATNEKIAAYFEDHYFSHGHTYEAHPITLKPAVATIREMQRLGLVERSAELGIYLGDKLRELRERHICVGEVRGKGLFWALDLVKNRATKEPFATYADKVSGKPLLVDQIAAKCVADGMTVQSWVSHFVIAPPLIVSKEQIDFGVALLDKHLAMADDQCTA; this is translated from the coding sequence ATGGCTGAACTAACGTCGCAGGAAGTCGTTGACCTCACACGCACCCTGAACTACGGCACGTGGCGCTTCCAAAAGGGCTGGATACCCATGCACATCGCTGACGCGGAAGGCTGCGAGATCATCGACGGTAACGGTAAACGCTATCTCGACTTCAGTTCGCAGTTAATGTGCTCGAATCTCGGACACAAGAACGCAGCGGTCATCGCCGCGATCGCGGAGCAGGCCCAGCAACTCGCGTATGCCATGCCGGGCTACGCAACGACAGCACGTGCCGAGTTGTCTCAGTTGCTGTTAGAAGTGTTGCCGCAAGGTCTGAAGAAGTTCTTCTTCACTACCAGCGGGACCGAAGCCAATGAAGCCGCGTTCAAGATCGCTCGCATGTACACAGGCAAGAACAAGATCATTGCACGGTACCGCAGTTATCATGGCTCGACTTCCGGGTCGATTGCTGCAACGGGCGATCCGCGTCGGTGGGCGATGGAACCCGCAGGCAAGTCGCCGGGGGTAATCTTTGCGCCGGAAGCTTTCTGCTATCGCTGTCCGTTGGGGCACGTTCCGTCGTCCTGCGGCAACGCGTGTGCGAATTACATCGAGCACATGATCGTAAATGAGAGCGATGTCGCCGCAGTGATCGTGGAACCCATTGTCGGCACAAATGGCGTCATCGTCCCGCCCGCCGACTACATGCCGAGACTTCGCGAGATCTGTACGAAGCACAACGTCCTGCTGATCGCAGACGAAGTCATGAGCGGTTGGGGACGTACCGGCAAGTGGTTTGCCATGGAGCACTGGGGCGTTACACCCGACATTCTGGTCACAGCAAAGGGCATCACCAGTGCCTACGTTCCGCTCGGGCTCTGCGCCACGAATGAGAAGATTGCTGCGTATTTCGAAGACCATTACTTCTCGCACGGTCACACCTACGAGGCGCATCCGATCACGCTGAAACCGGCGGTTGCAACTATCAGGGAGATGCAGCGACTCGGTCTCGTTGAACGCTCCGCCGAGCTTGGGATTTATCTAGGCGATAAGCTCCGCGAGTTGCGGGAGAGACATATCTGCGTTGGCGAAGTGCGAGGTAAGGGCCTTTTCTGGGCCCTCGACCTGGTCAAGAATCGCGCGACTAAGGAGCCTTTCGCAACCTATGCCGATAAGGTTAGTGGCAAGCCGCTTCTCGTCGATCAGATCGCAGCAAAGTGCGTGGCTGACGGCATGACCGTGCAATCCTGGGTGTCGCACTTTGTGATTGCACCGCCGTTGATTGTGTCGAAGGAGCAGATTGATTTTGGTGTAGCTCTATTGGACAAGCACTTAGCGATGGCTGATGACCAATGCACTGCTTGA